A window of the Corythoichthys intestinalis isolate RoL2023-P3 chromosome 6, ASM3026506v1, whole genome shotgun sequence genome harbors these coding sequences:
- the LOC130917829 gene encoding potassium channel subfamily K member 6-like, which yields MGPPGRTPPLSQRVGGKSGRGGVAGRARPPQSSIEDSGASPARFGCIPVMHPLGRSWLLLSGFVLFYVIYLLFGGLVFSSLERPVEEQLRREVDALKRRFLNQSCVTAASLDHFVSQVLAANRYGVAASGNASSDPSNWDLTSAMFFANTLVTTVGYGHTTPLSTAGKIFSIVYALLGVPFTMLVLTACVQRLMYPLVAAPLGQLQRCGLEARPAAGVHFLSLLALVLLCLFAAPAAVFSIVEDGWSFLDGFYFCFISLCTIGLGDLVPAARPQQEFKQVYQVAVMVYLFLGLMMMYLLLRAFHKMADLHGLTTYLQLPRCEVSDPNEDRRPIVENGGGQKRPSYNSVGDR from the exons ATGGGACCTCCGGGACGAACTCCTCCCCTCTCCCAGCGCGTGGGAGGGAAGAGCGGAAGGGGGGGCGTCGCGGGCCGGGCCCGGCCCCCTCAAAGCTCTATCGAGGATAGTGGAGCGTCTCCGGCCCGGTTCGGCTGTATACCAGTCATGCATCCCCTAGGGAGGTCGTGGCTACTCCTCAGCGGCTTCGTCCTCTTTTACGTCATCTACCTACTCTTCGGCGGCCTGGTCTTCTCTAGCCTGGAGCGGCCCGTCGAAGAGCAGCTCCGCCGGGAGGTGGACGCTCTGAAGCGGCGTTTCCTCAACCAGAGTTGCGTGACCGCTGCCTCCTTGGACCACTTCGTGAGCCAGGTGCTGGCCGCCAACAGGTACGGCGTGGCGGCATCCGGGAACGCCTCCAGCGACCCGTCCAACTGGGACTTGACCTCGGCCATGTTCTTCGCCAACACGCTTGTCACCACTGTGG GTTACGGTCACACAACGCCGCTTTCGACGGCGGGCAAGATCTTCTCCATCGTGTACGCTTTGCTGGGCGTTCCTTTCACCATGCTGGTCCTGACTGCGTGCGTGCAGAGGCTTATGTATCCTCTGGTGGCGGCGCCTTTGGGCCAACTCCAGCGCTGCGGCCTGGAAGCCCGCCCGGCAGCCGGCGTGCACTTCTTGTCACTGCTGGCGCTGGTGCTGCTGTGTCTGTTTGCAGCGCCGGCGGCCGTCTTCAGCATCGTAGAGGACGGCTGGTCCTTCCTGGATGGGTTCTACTTCTGTTTTATCTCCCTGTGCACCATTGGACTCGGGGACTTGGTGCCCGCCGCTAGGCCTCAGCAGGAGTTCAAGCAGGTCTACCAGGTCGCCGTTATGG TGTACCTGTTCCTGGGCCTGATGATGATGTACCTGCTTCTGCGTGCTTTCCACAAAATGGCCGACCTGCACGGCCTCACCACTTACCTGCAGCTGCCACGCTGCGAGGTGTCCGACCCCAACGAGGACCGTCGGCCCATCGTGGAGAACGGCGGCGGACAAAAGCGCCCTTCGTACAACTCCGTGGGTGACCGGTGA